The stretch of DNA GCCTAGAAACAGCGAGAAGAATCCGGCAGCTTCCAGACCATGATGTCAGCATTGTCTTCCTGACCGGGTATCCGGAATATGTGCTGGACAGCTTTGACGTTCAAGCCTCTCAATATCTGATCAAGCCAGTAGATTATGAGCTGTTCGAACAGAAAATGAATATGCTGTGCGGGCATATTATGTCTAGCAATTCGAGATTTTTAGTAGTGAAATCGAGCGGGGAGACTAGAGCCATTAAATGTAGCGACATTATCTGCATTGAAAATGCGAAAGGGCGTAACAAGGGCTGTTTGGCTATTACGACGTGCAGCTCCCGATACACAGTAAGAGACACGCTACGAAGCATTACGGACAAGTTGCCAGAGCAATTTGTTACGATACATCGCTCTGCAATTGTAAATATGGCGCATATCCGTAGGTTTACAGCAGAGTTGGTGGAGATGTCGGACGGGAGTGTAATTCCTGTTGGAAGATCTAAGCTGCAGCATTTTAAAACCAGCTACACCGGCTATTTAATTAAGGAATTCAAAGCCTATGGCTAATTGGATTGTACACAGTGGATTGATCGGAACAGTAATCGCGCAAATCTACTTGCTGCAGCAGTATTTCGGTGTGCTGCTCGGTAGCCTGTCCGCGAGACGGAATGAGCTGTTAGCCTATATAGCGGCTGGCCTCATGCTGCTGATTGCTGTGGAGTCGTTTGCCCCTGGCCTAGAGAAGGAACTTTGCTTCTTTATCGGCATATTCGTGATCTCCTCACTTTATCAGGTACCCTTGATTACAAGGGGGATATACTCGATCATTTATCTCATTTTGGAGATTGCAGGAGAAGCTCTTGCTGAATCTATGGCGGGAAGGCTTCATATCACGTCTCACTCTCCAGATGCCAGGGTTTATGGAAACGATCTTCTAATCTTTCTTTTATTCTTCTTGTTTATGTTCGGCGTTATCCATTTAATCAAGCAGATTAAGCGGATGAAAGAGAGCCGCTTATACGCTTCTTCTTTTGTTATTATTTTGTCTGTCACGCTGCTCAGTTTGTTCTTAACAGCAATCTTGGTGTTTCTGTGTACGAATCCGCTTTTTCACTTCATGGCGGTGGTCTGTATCCTAGTTATGGTTATTCTGTTCATTTACCTATTTGACCGGGTAGCAGAGAAGTTCAAGCTTGCTGAGATGAACTATCGCTTGAGAAAGCAGATGGATATCCAGCACGATAATTATGAGAATATTACTCGTTCCTTCAAGGGAGTTAGGAAGGTCGTCCACGATACCAACAAGCATATGATTTACTTAGAGAGGTGTATAGAGGAGGGGCGCTCTCAGGAGGCCTTAGAGCATATTCGCCTGGTGCT from Paenibacillus sp. CAA11 encodes:
- a CDS encoding LytR/AlgR family response regulator transcription factor, which produces MLRIAICDDEAAYLARYKELLLKFEMHTDYTFHTEVFSTGEALLEYYEQHRENSFHILLLDIEMPGLSGLETARRIRQLPDHDVSIVFLTGYPEYVLDSFDVQASQYLIKPVDYELFEQKMNMLCGHIMSSNSRFLVVKSSGETRAIKCSDIICIENAKGRNKGCLAITTCSSRYTVRDTLRSITDKLPEQFVTIHRSAIVNMAHIRRFTAELVEMSDGSVIPVGRSKLQHFKTSYTGYLIKEFKAYG
- a CDS encoding sensor histidine kinase, which translates into the protein MANWIVHSGLIGTVIAQIYLLQQYFGVLLGSLSARRNELLAYIAAGLMLLIAVESFAPGLEKELCFFIGIFVISSLYQVPLITRGIYSIIYLILEIAGEALAESMAGRLHITSHSPDARVYGNDLLIFLLFFLFMFGVIHLIKQIKRMKESRLYASSFVIILSVTLLSLFLTAILVFLCTNPLFHFMAVVCILVMVILFIYLFDRVAEKFKLAEMNYRLRKQMDIQHDNYENITRSFKGVRKVVHDTNKHMIYLERCIEEGRSQEALEHIRLVLSRMEGSFKKVNTGHPVIDALVSHALDLAHEQQADIDYKVNICTAEIVIENYDICVVLGNILENAVEALQGMAAHEHKYLKIRILSDPHSLYMNTVNSCPEIKQTPLKYKGIHQDFHGFGLENVKGIVDKYGGDLKVQAEAGTFEVIVVIPLESDYK